The Canis lupus familiaris isolate Mischka breed German Shepherd chromosome X, alternate assembly UU_Cfam_GSD_1.0, whole genome shotgun sequence genome has a segment encoding these proteins:
- the LOC119868201 gene encoding Y-box-binding protein 3-like isoform X4, translating to MSEVGEVTLKEVTASVSPQAAQKLLVSLGGRDPPQAPVAGNLSGDAIPKNTAAAGAKGKVPQKVIAKRVRGSVKWFNVKNGYGFISRHDTQEDVFVHQTAITRNNPHKYQRSVGDGETVEFDVVQGERGTEAANVTGPAGAPVQGSRYAANRPRFRRGFYIRRRAPTPRGPRGAEEDVDEGESSGEGFTEAQGQRRRLPGGPQDQRLRRFPAFRKASAVFRRPSILAPTSGPRPAHLPGSTPASRSEGAPRRGPGPSYLLSRPRGRGTAPGPRPSGGISAELEAEDKESGREGSGPQQKPPPRYGSRRPNNPRRRPQQAPGAQGQDTVGAEAKIGKSKSSGAEEEDALVSVVPSAAQAE from the coding sequence ATGAGTGAGGTGGGAGAGGTCACCCTTAAGGAGGTGACCGCCTCAGTCTCCCCTCAAGCAGCGCAGAAACTCCTGGTTTCCTTGGGAGGCAGAgatcctccccaggccccagttGCAGGCAACCTCAGCGGAGATGCCATTCCCAAGAACACCGCGGCAGCAGGCGCCAAGGGAAAGGTGCCCCAAAAGGTCATCGCCAAGAGGGTTCGAGGTTCCGTCAAGTGGTTTAACGTGAAGAACGGGTACGGTTTCATCAGCAGGCATGATACCCAGGAAGATGTGTTCGTACACCAGACGGCCATCACCCGAAACAATCCTCACAAATACCAACGCAGCGTGGGCGATGGCGAAACAGTCGAGTTCGACGTGGTGCAGGGCGAGCGGGGCACCGAGGCGGCTAACGTGACCGGGCCAGCTGGTGCCCCGGTGCAGGGCAGCCGCTACGCAGCCAACCGCCCCCGCTTCCGCAGGGGCTTCTACATCCGCCGCCGCGCACCGACCCCGCGAGGTCCCAGGGGCGCTGAAGAGGACGTGGACGAAGGTGAGTCCAGTGGCGAAGGCTTCACCGAGGCCCAGGGCCAGAGGCGCCGCCTGCCTGGCGGACCACAAGACCAAAGGCTGCGGCGCTTCCCGGCCTTTCGCAAGGCCTCCGCGGTGTTCCGCCGCCCCTCAATCCTCGCTCCCACCAGCGGCCCGCGGCCCGCCCACCTGCCCGGATCCACCCCAGCCTCAAGGTCCGAGGGCGCCCCGCGGCGGGGGCCTGGCCCCAGCTACCTGCTGAGTCGCCCTAGGGGCCGAGGCACGGCTCCTGGTCCAAGACCCTCAGGGGGCATCTCTGCGGAGCTGGAGGCAGAAGACAAGGAAAGCGGGCGTGAGGGCAGCGGTCCGCAGCAGAAGCCTCCGCCGCGCTATGGATCCCGCCGCCCCAACAACCCACGCCGCCGCCCGCAGCAGGCGCCTGGTGCCCAGGGCCAGGACACCGTGGGAGCAGAAGCCAAGATCGGGAAGAGCAAGAGCAGCGGCGCTGAGGAGGAGGACGCCTTGGTCTCGGTTGTCCCCTCTGCCGCCCAGGCCGAGTAG